GCGCTATGAAAGAGTGTGTCACCACAGGAAGCAGGAGGCTTCTGCTCACAGCTGTGGCATGAGGAAGCGCAAACACCTGGCAGGCCACAGCTGCCGCAATGCGAGAAAAGGTGGCGGGTGAGCGGGCGGGCGGCATTCTGAGCAGGGCTGAGCAACTCAAAAAGAACACAGAAGTAAGCGTCTCACTCGATCTCTTTGGAAGTAGATGGGAATTCCGATGATCACTTCGGCGATAAGGATGAGCAGCACACAGGTGAAGTACTGTTGGGGATGAACACAACAAGAGTGATGTTCAAATGAGACCGAGAAACACTGCAAGCAATAATAAAGGCTGTGATGTAGATTTTAACCAGTCAGACCTcttcacatttcatttttaactgtGTGGGAAGGACACTGTTTCACACATTATCTCTAGGGCTTGTGGTATGTTTTGGAAATTGCTAGGAGGTCCTGAGGCAGCTGCTTACGGTCCCTGGGAAAAGAAGTAGGTCAACAGCAGCTCTACAATTAACGGCCAACACAAGAGGCAACGTAGCCCCCCGGCTCCCTCCTTCTCCGCCCATTCGCTACATCTTTGTGGCCTTTGTCCCTGTCCCCCCCACGCGCACCCATCTCGGTCAGTCACCACATGCTGCAAGCATACATGAGTACAGACGCTATCGGGTTTCACATCAGCAAGAATTTGTCATGTGTTCTTAACCAGACAGGTGCAATTCAAGCAGGTTTCTTGTAAGCAAACATGGGTTCTGTTCTAATAATAGCTTGAAATAACAGTAGAGAACACCAATAAAGAGATGATTAACTACTACGGTCTTTTTTTGTAGACATGCAAAGCATGGTTTTAGGCCAGAGGCCCCCGGTTCGGACTttctgcgccccggttgaaaaaaaaaaaaaatcgagctttttcgattcttcatcttcatgccgtttttttcttttggtcttgcgcgaatgtgcttgcgctattctatgtgcgcgatgttatccattcaccgtttgcctccctgacccggatgttgttttagcgatcagcgaacggcgtgggtgatgttagattttttttcctgtgggcgtgcgcccctactggaaaaattcctggctacgcctctgttttAGGCTTTCCTCTATTTCAGTCTCAGGAAGAAATGCAAGGGAATTACGGGAAGCTTGGATGACCAACATGATTTGCAAAACAATTAGTTGGCCGTGTGGTCATGACTAAGATGCAGGGCTGTTGCTGGATATGACATGACTTTCGAATTTGAGGTCGGAGTAAAAAAACCAAAGACAACATACATCAGAGTTGATCGTTGTAGTCAGCGTTGTGTGGATGTGTTGTGATTGCTTTGACTGGACTTTGACTCGGTTGTGAGAATCACATATTTtatcaaacattttcttttaatataaGCATTATTTTGATCTCAACacgtctctctgtctctgcaaTTGAATGTGTCCCGTTAGTGTCTGAGATCCAAGTGGATGTAACTGCTCACCAGACGGAGAAGACAACGGATCTCGTAGATAGCTCCGATGCAGCCAAGGAAGCCCAGGGCTATTGACAAGGACCCCACTCCAATGAAGATGTAGGAAGACACTTTCGCCTGACGAGCTGCCGATTCTTctgtagaaaagaaaaaaacaatagttgATATGAgacttgaggggaaaaaagaaccGAAACTGCATTGGACATTTTTGGGAGATAAGAAACCACGCGGTTTCTTAATAAACTccgctcttcttcttctgctgtaACCACAGAAAATGTTTCCAAAATTATTTCAGCTCACACGCAAACGAATTTGATATGGCTAGTCACAGTGaaccaaaaaaataacaagGCTCCTTAAAGCAAACAGAATGAAATACTTTTTCCCCAAAAAAGCATTTCTCGAACATTATCAGCTAGCTAGAGTTGAAGCGAGACAAGTAAAATATGTGGCGAGATTAACTGATTGCCTGCCCTCTCTGGAACAGTTGGGGGGAATGCAATGGTAGATTGGAAGTTTCCAGAGGAGATCAATCACAAGTCACTATGTTGCCATGTGTTATCTGTGTTGAAAACCAACCATaacaaaaaatctgaaaatgagAGCCGTGGAATATTTCCAAGGTGGAATAAACTGGCCAGAATCAGATCATTCACTCCACACCGTTGCCAAGAGCCTGGCCTGGCAGCTGCTGCAGCTCATCCACGGCTGCGCATTGTCGCTTCTTGGCAACCAACCACATATACTTAATCGTGCGCTGATGCTTTACATGGTTGTGTGCTCATCTCATTAGGCCAGACATGATGAAAATATCCATCATACTCTAAACCAGTCATACGAGAATACTGTACTACCAATGTCTTTTTGCCTGCAGTTATGGAAGCAACCTCTATTTATATAGCGTATAATAATAAATGGAAACTGAGGATAAAGTTCATGTCTAACAATGGTGCAACTTCAGAGAATACTGCGAATCAATAAACATAGCTTCACAaagctttgtgtttttgtttgcttttctaTGCACCGCAGCAACAGACTTTCAGTGAGGTCGATATAGTAGAATGAAAGGGCGACCGGGTTGGAAGGTCACCGAGTCCCAAATGGAGGGGGATGCTCAGGGAAGAAGGGTCACAACTATCTTTGGAGGAGCAGCCGGGGTATCATAAAAGCTCTGCTGGCTCTTGAAGGGATGAAAAATACTATTCTTGCTTTTATGTGCTTGATGCCTGGACTGCTGATAAGCAAACTCAGCTTTGAAGGACCTTGCTGAGAATGTTCTGCGGGCAGCAACAGGAAGAAGACAAGACAAAACGCAAATATGCCTTGTTAAGGACTCAAGGTTTTTGTTAGTGTTAAATTCATCATAGAACTGGAAAGAAATTCAAACAGATCTGGAGAACGGTTTCAAAGTGTTGTGAGTGCGAGTGGGTTATTCTTAGAAATCATGTTCCAAGAGTGTGCGAGGTGAGCCCAAAACTGAGcctattaaaaacaaatgcatgcTTGAAATCAAACCTCCCTTCAGCTTGCTATGACTAAATAAAACCAGTTGACTCAGCCTTTTATTTGCAGGAGATTGTTGAATGATGTGGCCTACTCAGTTGTTACATGGACGCAAAACACTCAAGTACCTAATTATTGGTACACTTGAATCGCTATGCTGTCATGTGCCAAAGAGTGTGACTTTTGGGGATGA
The window above is part of the Syngnathus typhle isolate RoL2023-S1 ecotype Sweden linkage group LG7, RoL_Styp_1.0, whole genome shotgun sequence genome. Proteins encoded here:
- the LOC133157460 gene encoding CD82 antigen-like isoform X3, with protein sequence MSVAKCFLVILNVIIFVFGVLIMGFGLWVLSDTQRFIAVLQESAARQAKVSSYIFIGVGSLSIALGFLGCIGAIYEIRCLLRLYFTCVLLILIAEVIIGIPIYFQRDRGGGPL
- the LOC133157460 gene encoding CD82 antigen-like isoform X4, whose amino-acid sequence is MSVAKCFLVILNVIIFVFGVLIMGFGLWVLSDTQRFIAVLQESAARQAKVSSYIFIGVGSLSIALGFLGCIGAIYEIRCLLRLYFTCVLLILIAEVIIGIPIYFQRDRCAA